The proteins below are encoded in one region of Colletotrichum lupini chromosome 5, complete sequence:
- a CDS encoding phosphomannose isomerase type I, whose amino-acid sequence MVLQVPLFKLQCGVNSYEWGKKGGDSAAARFAATTPAEGFSIESEKPYAELWMGTHPSNPSKDLQSGRTLLELVQDNQQLLSAPISSKYDSKLPFLFKVLSINKALSIQAHPNKKLAEQLHARDPKNYPDDNHKPEMAIAITPFEGLCGFRPLSEISHFLATVPPLKSLVVEDKADEFINTVKGEEETENPETKDRNKKALQHAFAALLSATPEEIEKQTEKLVALAKSEGSNFAGGGVATTDGETLSELILRNHAEFGADIGLFVLFFLNYVKMEPGEAMFLVADDIHAYLSGDIIECMAASDNVVRAGFTPKFKDVPTLVDMLTYNYAPIDEQKMSPSEYPYATLNRAAYSSGSAVILYDPPIQEFSVVRSLLNGDGAKVTFEPIEGPSIIICTSGKGTISVGPTVQKISEGNVFFVGSTAELVLQSEGDDDDEFVTFKAFCEIEEKPEEKLGEQVVHTQYPYEKTTKKSIMREVIRFLLDSCPSSHASGPSVYRTENNHALDMGGSRAGHTNNFFSVINLAIF is encoded by the exons ATGGTCCTACAGGTCCCTCTGTTCAAGCTTCAATGCGGAGTGAACTCCTATGAATGGGGAAAGAAGGGAGGGGACTCAGCAGCTGCGCGCTTTGCGGCGACAACGCCAGCTGAGGGCTTCAGCATTGAATCGGAGAAGCCTTACGCAGAG CTCTGGATGGGCACCCACCCCTCAAACCCCTCAAAAGACCTGCAGTCTGGTCGCACCCTTCTCGAACTCGTCCAAGACAACCAGCAACTTCTCTCCGCACCTATCTCCTCCAAGTACGACTCGAAGCTTCCTTTCCTCTTCAAGGTCCTCTCCATCAACAAGGCCCTCTCGATACAGGCCCACCCCAATAAGAAGCTTGCCGAACAGCTGCACGCTCGCGACCCCAAGAACTACCCCGATGACAACCACAAACCCGAGATGGCTATCGCCATCACCCCATTCGAGGGTCTCTGTGGATTCCGACCCCTTTCCGAGATCTCACACTTCCTCGCGACGGTTCCTCCCTTGAAGAGCCTGGTCGTCGAAGACAAGGCCGACGAATTCATCAATACAGTCAAGGGTGAGGAGGAGACCGAGAACCCCGAGACCAAGGACCGGAATAAGAAGGCCCTGCAGCATGCCTTTGCCGCCCTTCTGTCCGCCACACCCGAAGAGATTGAGAAGCAGACGGAGAAGCTTGTGGCCCTCGCCAAGTCAGAAGGCAGCAATTttgccggcggcggcgttgcCACGACAGACGGCGAGACCCTCTCGGAGCTGATCCTCCGTAACCACGCCGAATTCGGCGCAGACATTGGGctcttcgtcctcttcttcctaaACTACGTCAAGATGGAGCCCGGCGAGGCCATGTTCCTTGTCGCCGACGACATCCACGCGTACCTCTCGGGCGACATTATCGAATGCATGGCCGCCTCAGACAACGTCGTCCGCGCCGGCTTCACCCCCAAGTTCAAGGATGTGCCCACCCTCGTCGACATGCTCACCTACAACTACGCGCCTATTGACGAGCAAAAGATGTCTCCATCCGAGTACCCCTACGCCACCCTCAACCGCGCCGCCTACAGCTCTGGCTCTGCCGTCATCTTGTACGACCCGCCCATTCAGGAATTCAGCGTCGTCCGGTCGCTGCTCAATGGCGACGGGGCCAAGGTTACCTTTGAGCCCATTGAGGGTCCCAGCATCATCATCTGTACTTCTGGCAAGGGCACCATTTCCGTTGGCCCGACAGTGCAGAAGATTAGCGAGGGTAACGTCTTCTTTGTCGGATCGACGGCGGAGTTGGTGTTGCAGTCCGAGGgtgacgacgatgacgagtTTGTCACGTTCAAGGCGTTTTGCGAGATTGAGGAGAAGCCGGAGGAAAAGTT GGGGGAGCAAGTTGTTCATACCCAATATCCATACGAGAAGACCACGAAGAAAAGCATCATGAGAGAGGTTATTCGATTTTTGCTCGATTCCTGCCCATCGT CCCATGCCTCAGGACCCTCGGTATATCGCACTGAGAACAATCACGCGCTGGACATGGGTGGCTCACGAGCAGGGCATACGAATAATTTTTTCAGCGTGATTAACCTGGCGATTTTTTGA
- a CDS encoding SAGA-associated factor 29, whose protein sequence is MSQRNRSGRGSNRNNGSGHGEEVQLWESAKEKFHEVVNGVNQENDNLAELLKLDKKAAMASMDGGNPSGSDLNKMEQNCRSGVKLSENNSNNIKNLIEQLKILKAVQQAKEAAEAPATTGASSRTGSSTRNRDAAAAALYDFDGAGDSPVPSPIGGSSRKYGDRGSNRDSMPPKADSVEPQGSTGSNTAGSSSGALGSSASSAARSKISFSKGDKVAFKRKKDEPQQGEAPYDWILGEVVGVIGEGKSRRYKCLDVEPEDNVKPKEYKTFASGMIPIPAENQTHNLAKLEGGRMVLGLYPQTTAFYAADVVGTEPDGKTVNLKFHGENDSSTTHQVERRYVLEYRP, encoded by the coding sequence ATGTCTCAGCGGAACCGAAGCGGCCGCGGCTCAAACCGCAACAATGGCAGCGGCCATGGCGAAGAGGTGCAGCTATGGGAATCTGCGAAGGAAAAGTTCCACGAGGTTGTGAACGGTGTCAACCAGGAAAATGACAACTTGGCCGAGCTATTGAAGCTTGACAAGAAGGCGGCCATGGCCAGCATGGACGGTGGAAACCCATCAGGCAGCGATCTTAACAAGATGGAGCAGAACTGCCGATCTGGTGTCAAGCTGTCGGAGAACAACTCGAACAACATCAAGAACCTCATTGAACAGCTTAAAATTCTCAAGGCTGTGCAGCAGGCCAAGGAAGCAGCAGAGGCTCCAGCGACAACCGGCGCTTCATCACGGACCGGCAGCTCGACCCGCAACCGGGACGCTGCCGCGGCAGCACTCTACGACTTTGACGGAGCCGGTGACTCTCCGGTGCCTAGCCCCATCGGCGGAAGCTCGCGCAAGTACGGCGACCGGGGTAGCAACCGCGACAGTATGCCTCCCAAGGCAGATAGCGTCGAGCCACAGGGTTCCACGGGCTCCAACACGGCAGGTTCATCGTCAGGCGCCTTGGGGTCAAGCGCTTCCTCTGCCGCTCGAAGCAAGATATCGTTCTCCAAAGGAGACAAGGTAGCGTTCAAACGGAAGAAAGATGAGCCGCAGCAGGGTGAGGCACCGTATGATTGGATACTAGGTGAGGTGGTCGGCGTCATTGGCGAAGGCAAGAGCCGGCGGTACAAGTGCTTGGATGTGGAGCCGGAGGACAACGTCAAGCCGAAGGAGTACAAGACCTTTGCGTCGGGCATGATACCGATCCCGGCGGAGAACCAGACACACAATCTCGCTAAGCTGGAGGGGGGCAGGATGGTCCTCGGGCTCTACCCACAGACAACGGCATTTTACGCAGCAGACGTTGTCGGCACGGAGCCGGACGGCAAGACGGTCAACCTCAAGTTTCATGGCGAAAACGACTCATCGACTACGCATCAGGTGGAGCGGCGCTACGTGCTGGAGTACCGGCCCTGA
- a CDS encoding ADP-ribosylation factor 6 produces MGGQLSKMMGKIFGSKEMRLLMLGLDAAGKTTILYKLKLGQDVTTIPTVGFNVETVTYKNVKFNVWDVGGQDKIRPLWRHYFSGTQGLIFVIDSSDRARIEEAKSELHRIINDREMKDSLLLVFANKQDVNGAMKPQEVTEALNLSKLKDKVWYVVPSCATTGEGLLEGLAWLSNNVKAPPAPAKK; encoded by the exons ATGGGCGGTCAACTCTCAAAGATGATGGGCAAGATCTTCGGATCAAAGGAGATGCGCCTGCTGATGCTGGGTCTCGACGCCGCTGGCAAGACCACCATCCTCTACAAGCTCAAGCTCGGCCAGGACGTCACCACCATTCCCACCGTCGGCTTCAACGTCGAGACCGTCACCTACAAGAACGTCAAGTTCAACGTCTGGGACGTCGGTGGTCAGGACAAGATCCGCCCCCTCTGGAGACATTACTTTAGCG GAACTCAGGGTCTTATTTTCGTCATTGACTCGTCGGATCGCGCGAGAATCGAGGAGGCCAAGTCGGAATTGCACAGAATCATCAACGACCGCGAAATGAAGGACAGCTTGCTGCTGGTCTTTGCCAACAAGCAGGACGTCAACGGAG CCATGAAGCCGCAAGAAGTCACCGAGGCCCTGAACCTCTCAAAACTGAAAGACAAGGTCTGGTACGTTGTGCCCAGTTGCGCGACGACGGGCGAGGGCCTGCTCGAGGGCCTGGCCTGGCTGTCCAACAACGTCAAGGCACCGCCTGCCCCGGCCAAGAAGTAG